The Bacteroidota bacterium genome contains a region encoding:
- a CDS encoding EVE domain-containing protein produces MNYWLIKSEPFKYPWKKLLKDKSTMWDGVRNYAARNNLRSMKKGDLAFFYHSNEGLEIVGIAKVKKESYQDPSTVDPNWLAVDFEPFKSLKKPISLAQIKADKNLQEMQLLKLSRLSVQSVKKEEFDYILKLSESK; encoded by the coding sequence ATGAATTACTGGCTAATAAAATCAGAACCCTTTAAATATCCTTGGAAAAAATTACTTAAGGATAAAAGCACGATGTGGGATGGAGTGCGTAATTATGCAGCCCGCAATAATTTACGAAGCATGAAAAAAGGTGATTTGGCTTTTTTTTACCACAGCAATGAAGGGCTCGAAATTGTTGGCATTGCTAAAGTTAAGAAAGAGTCGTATCAAGACCCGTCAACCGTTGACCCAAATTGGTTGGCGGTCGATTTTGAACCTTTTAAATCGCTAAAAAAACCAATCTCCTTGGCTCAAATTAAAGCCGATAAAAATTTACAGGAAATGCAATTGTTAAAATTGTCTCGACTTTCTGTTCAATCGGTTAAGAAAGAAGAGTTTGACTATATCCTAAAACTCTCTGAAAGCAAGTAA
- a CDS encoding carboxypeptidase-like regulatory domain-containing protein yields the protein MWKNKPLFLLVLAVTLSFSVQTVFAQSANIRGFVYEKGTGEPVIFTNVYLLGTSIGATTDVNGYFSITKVPPGNFTLTVTYIGCDTLKLPVEVKGNEIITKKLFLAKSSVRLRDVVISAEKQEAVSQVRTSVTKITAKEIKQLPSVGGEPDLAQYLQVIPGVIFTGDQGGQLYIRGGSPIQNKVLMDGMIVYNPFHSIGLFSVFDADIIRNADVYTGGFGAQYGGRVSSIMDITTRDGNKKRISGKVSATTFGAKALLEGPIVKQTENGGSSSYIVSIKNSYLNQTSKSLYSYIDSNGLPYRFTDLYGKVSINGSNGSKFNVFGFNFNDNVNYRQVSDLHWSESGAGSNFVLIPNNSSVLVKGNFAYSKYGISLSEADGQPRQSDINGFNLGLDFTYYRGKNELNYGVEILGYKTNFIFFNSLNRKLEQADNTTEIGGFIRSKVVLGKLLIEPSVRLHYYASLRVFSPEPRLGMKLNVADNFRIKFAGGIYSQNLMSASSDRDVVNLFYGFLSSPDNLQSDFTQQNGKTKSVKNSLQRANHAILGFEGDLNKSTTLNIEGYYKYFGQLTNINKNKIFDDDAANSGRPDLQKKDFIVESGDAKGVDISLKYEHKRIYLWAVYSLTFVNRWDGIYAYQPHFDRRHNVNLVGTYTFGKGLHWELDARWNMGSGFPFYKTTGFYEKLNFQDGVNTDYTTENGDLSFLLEPTNTGRLPYYHRLDVTVKRKFEISENATLEANAGVTNLYNRKNIFYQDRITNQRVNQLPFLPSLGLNLVF from the coding sequence ATGTGGAAAAATAAACCCCTTTTTCTTCTAGTTCTTGCCGTTACTCTTTCTTTTTCTGTCCAAACTGTGTTTGCTCAATCTGCTAACATTCGTGGATTTGTGTATGAAAAAGGTACCGGTGAACCTGTTATTTTTACGAATGTATATTTGTTGGGAACCAGTATTGGCGCAACAACGGATGTAAATGGTTACTTTTCAATTACAAAAGTACCGCCAGGAAACTTTACGCTTACTGTTACTTACATTGGATGCGACACCTTAAAGCTACCGGTGGAAGTAAAAGGAAACGAAATCATTACTAAAAAACTTTTTCTTGCAAAATCGTCGGTAAGATTGCGGGATGTAGTTATATCTGCTGAAAAGCAAGAAGCGGTTTCCCAAGTAAGAACTTCGGTTACTAAAATTACTGCCAAAGAAATTAAACAGCTTCCATCGGTTGGTGGTGAGCCGGATTTAGCGCAGTATTTGCAGGTAATTCCCGGTGTAATTTTTACCGGTGATCAAGGAGGGCAATTGTATATACGCGGGGGTTCACCTATTCAAAACAAAGTATTGATGGACGGAATGATTGTATATAATCCGTTTCACTCTATCGGTTTATTTTCTGTTTTTGATGCAGATATAATTCGTAATGCAGATGTTTACACCGGAGGATTTGGAGCGCAATACGGCGGTAGAGTATCTTCAATTATGGACATCACCACCCGTGATGGAAATAAAAAACGCATCTCCGGAAAAGTTTCAGCTACCACCTTTGGAGCAAAAGCATTACTTGAAGGACCAATTGTAAAGCAAACTGAAAATGGTGGAAGTTCTTCCTATATCGTTTCTATAAAGAATTCATACCTAAATCAGACTTCTAAGTCGCTTTATTCTTATATAGATAGTAATGGCCTTCCCTACCGTTTTACCGATTTATACGGAAAGGTTTCCATTAATGGAAGCAATGGAAGTAAGTTTAATGTATTTGGATTTAATTTTAATGACAATGTAAATTACCGTCAAGTAAGCGATTTGCATTGGAGTGAATCAGGTGCAGGCAGTAATTTTGTGTTGATTCCAAACAATTCTTCGGTATTGGTGAAAGGAAATTTTGCTTATTCAAAATATGGCATTTCGCTTTCTGAAGCGGATGGTCAACCGCGCCAAAGCGATATTAATGGATTTAACCTTGGGCTCGATTTTACTTATTACCGAGGCAAAAATGAGTTGAATTATGGCGTTGAAATATTAGGATACAAAACCAATTTTATCTTCTTTAATTCCTTAAACCGTAAGCTCGAACAGGCTGATAATACTACCGAAATTGGAGGTTTTATACGTTCAAAAGTAGTTCTTGGTAAATTATTAATTGAGCCTAGTGTGCGTTTGCATTATTACGCTTCATTACGTGTGTTTTCGCCCGAACCCCGTTTAGGAATGAAACTTAATGTTGCCGATAATTTTCGCATCAAATTCGCGGGTGGAATCTATAGTCAAAATTTAATGAGCGCTTCCTCCGACCGTGATGTGGTGAATTTGTTTTATGGATTCTTATCCAGTCCTGATAATTTACAATCGGATTTTACACAACAAAATGGGAAAACTAAATCCGTTAAAAACAGTCTACAACGGGCCAATCATGCGATACTCGGATTCGAAGGAGACTTAAATAAGAGCACCACTTTAAATATTGAAGGGTACTACAAATATTTCGGACAGCTTACCAATATTAATAAAAACAAAATTTTTGATGACGATGCCGCAAATAGTGGCAGACCGGATTTGCAGAAAAAGGATTTTATAGTAGAATCAGGCGATGCAAAAGGAGTGGATATTTCATTGAAATATGAACACAAACGAATCTATTTATGGGCAGTTTACTCTCTTACTTTTGTAAATCGTTGGGATGGTATTTATGCTTATCAACCCCATTTTGATAGAAGACACAATGTAAATTTAGTGGGTACCTACACATTTGGTAAAGGTTTGCATTGGGAGTTAGATGCACGATGGAATATGGGTTCCGGATTTCCGTTTTACAAAACAACCGGTTTTTATGAAAAACTCAATTTTCAAGACGGTGTAAATACTGATTATACTACCGAAAATGGCGATTTATCCTTTTTACTTGAACCTACAAACACAGGTCGTTTACCTTATTATCACCGACTGGATGTAACCGTAAAACGTAAATTTGAAATTAGCGAGAATGCAACGTTGGAAGCAAATGCCGGAGTGACGAATTTATACAATCGAAAAAATATTTTTTATCAAGACCGTATTACGAACCAGCGTGTGAATCAATTGCCTTTTTTACCGAGTTTGGGATTGAACCTCGTTTTTTAA
- a CDS encoding AAA family ATPase — protein sequence MQSLTLPDNTIIEARKNNLRYIISGGPGFGKTSIIHELENRNFKSIHEISRSIIKDQLEKGGTILPWKDLAAFSGLVFEQRLQQHSQLLDENIHFYDRGIVDVLAYLIKDNLPIPPNYIKAAQVNHYNQLVFLTPPWKEIYLIDNERKEDFSNAEQIHNLIESTYQQLGYQTLNIPMMEVNKRVDFILNTINQHNQK from the coding sequence TTGCAGAGCTTAACTCTTCCAGACAATACCATTATTGAAGCGCGGAAAAATAATTTGCGCTATATTATTTCTGGGGGACCGGGTTTTGGAAAAACCTCCATCATTCACGAACTTGAAAACCGCAATTTCAAGAGCATACATGAAATTTCTAGAAGCATCATCAAAGACCAACTTGAAAAAGGCGGGACAATTTTGCCTTGGAAGGATTTAGCTGCATTTAGCGGACTTGTTTTTGAACAACGTTTGCAGCAACACAGCCAATTGCTGGATGAAAACATTCACTTTTATGATCGTGGTATTGTGGATGTGTTGGCGTATTTAATTAAGGATAATTTACCCATACCACCCAACTATATTAAAGCTGCACAAGTAAACCATTACAATCAATTGGTATTTTTAACTCCACCTTGGAAAGAAATTTATTTGATAGACAATGAGCGCAAGGAGGATTTTTCAAATGCCGAACAAATTCACAATTTAATTGAAAGCACCTACCAACAATTGGGATATCAAACCCTAAACATCCCAATGATGGAAGTAAACAAACGAGTTGATTTTATACTCAACACAATTAATCAGCACAATCAAAAATGA
- the trxB gene encoding thioredoxin-disulfide reductase, with product MSTTNEHVKCLIIGSGPAGYTAAIYAARADMKPVMYEGLQPGGQLTITTEVENYPGYPKGTQGPEMMADFKAQAMRFGTDIRWGLATSVDFSVHPHQVVIDEKTTITADAVIIATGASAKWLGLDSEKKYNGFGVSACAVCDGFFFKNQDVAIVGAGDTAAEEATYLAKLCKKVYMIVRRDEMRASKAMQHRVLNTANIEVLYNHETEEIIGDNAVTGAIVVNAKTKEKRTLDVTGFFVAIGHEPNTAIFKQFIDMDETGYIKTIPGSSKTNIDGVFAAGDAQDKIYRQAVTAAGSGCMAALDAERYLSAKGIH from the coding sequence ATGAGTACAACTAATGAACATGTAAAATGCCTGATAATAGGATCAGGACCTGCAGGATACACAGCTGCTATTTACGCAGCAAGAGCAGATATGAAACCTGTGATGTATGAGGGACTTCAGCCGGGTGGGCAATTAACTATTACCACTGAAGTTGAAAATTATCCGGGCTATCCCAAAGGAACTCAAGGTCCGGAAATGATGGCCGACTTTAAAGCCCAAGCCATGCGCTTTGGTACAGATATCAGATGGGGATTGGCAACTTCTGTTGATTTTTCAGTACATCCCCATCAAGTGGTGATTGATGAAAAAACAACGATCACTGCCGATGCAGTCATTATTGCTACAGGAGCATCAGCCAAATGGCTGGGATTGGATTCCGAAAAAAAATACAATGGCTTTGGTGTAAGCGCATGTGCAGTGTGTGATGGATTCTTTTTTAAAAACCAAGATGTGGCTATTGTTGGCGCCGGCGATACTGCCGCTGAGGAAGCTACTTATTTGGCAAAGTTGTGTAAAAAAGTATACATGATTGTTAGAAGAGATGAAATGCGCGCCAGTAAAGCAATGCAACATCGAGTATTAAATACTGCCAACATAGAAGTACTCTACAATCATGAAACCGAAGAAATTATTGGCGACAATGCAGTGACAGGTGCTATTGTTGTAAATGCAAAAACCAAGGAAAAACGGACACTTGACGTAACCGGCTTTTTTGTTGCTATTGGACATGAGCCCAATACTGCCATCTTTAAGCAATTTATTGACATGGATGAAACCGGCTACATCAAAACGATTCCGGGTTCCAGCAAAACAAATATAGATGGTGTTTTTGCAGCAGGCGATGCACAAGATAAAATTTATCGCCAAGCGGTAACAGCTGCAGGAAGTGGCTGCATGGCTGCATTAGATGCCGAACGCTATTTGTCGGCAAAAGGGATACATTGA
- a CDS encoding tetratricopeptide repeat protein, whose amino-acid sequence MKKSYFLLLFVGLIFTTASFAQKDSRQAKVDSLLNSLSKAKEDSNKVDLFFTLSTTFRRLDFDKSIDFGTQGLQLAQKLNDRNRISQAYYLLGNTNLFAANYSSALRFLNEALKLEQEKGDVEGIATVYTNIGNAYLPLSNYPKALESFLNALTLFEKNGNKNGQANCLNNISNVYYTQSDFLKALDYSKRALIIYKAIDKRNGIALIVGNIGDIHAQLGQLDKALPYFLESLKQYTELGDSTGIERNLANLSSLYLRKGDYSKASDYIFSALTISKLNNYEYEKGLGFIAAGEIYLGIAKDSSSNPTIPFNLTSAKALETAKKYIDSAIVLVDQVGDLESLSNAYNHLSEILHLRGDYKNAYAAQQKFKQLNDSVFNIERDKKITQSAMQYDFDKKEAAAKAEQEKRDIRNRNIRNSILAGLIGTMVFLVVVYRQRNKIKAGKKLSDELLLNILPEEVAEELKAKGSAEAKLIDEVTVLFTDFKGFTTMSEKLSPKELVKDIHECFSAFDKIIEKHGIEKIKTIGDAYMAAGGIPTPNTTHAQDVVNAALEIRQFIEEGKALKIAKGLPYFEIRIGVHTGSVVAGIVGLKKFAYDIWGDTVNTASRMESSGEVGKVNISGTTYALVKDMFNCTHRGKIAAKNKGEIDMYFVA is encoded by the coding sequence ATGAAGAAATCATACTTCTTACTGCTGTTTGTTGGCTTGATTTTTACTACAGCCTCTTTCGCCCAAAAGGATAGTCGACAAGCTAAAGTTGATTCCCTGCTCAACAGCTTATCAAAAGCAAAGGAAGATAGCAATAAGGTGGACCTTTTTTTTACCCTCTCCACAACATTTCGAAGATTAGATTTTGATAAGTCTATTGATTTTGGAACGCAAGGCTTGCAACTTGCCCAAAAATTAAACGATAGAAACCGCATTTCTCAAGCCTATTATCTATTGGGAAATACCAATTTATTTGCCGCCAACTATTCGTCTGCTTTGCGCTTTCTTAATGAAGCGCTTAAGCTGGAGCAAGAAAAAGGTGATGTGGAGGGTATAGCCACAGTATATACAAACATCGGCAATGCCTACCTTCCACTATCCAATTACCCCAAAGCGCTTGAATCCTTTTTAAATGCATTAACCTTATTTGAGAAAAATGGAAATAAAAATGGACAGGCCAATTGTCTGAATAATATTTCAAATGTTTATTACACACAATCCGATTTTTTAAAAGCCTTAGATTATTCAAAACGCGCGCTGATTATATACAAGGCAATTGATAAAAGAAATGGCATAGCACTAATTGTAGGCAACATTGGCGACATACATGCACAATTGGGTCAGTTGGATAAAGCGCTTCCCTATTTTTTGGAATCATTAAAACAATATACTGAGTTGGGCGACAGCACAGGGATTGAGCGTAATTTGGCAAATCTTTCTTCCTTGTATTTAAGAAAAGGGGATTATTCTAAAGCAAGCGATTATATTTTTTCGGCATTAACTATTTCCAAATTAAATAACTATGAGTATGAAAAAGGGCTTGGCTTTATAGCTGCCGGAGAAATTTATTTAGGGATAGCAAAGGATAGTAGTTCCAATCCTACCATACCTTTTAATTTGACCTCAGCTAAAGCCCTCGAAACTGCAAAAAAATATATTGATAGTGCAATCGTTTTGGTAGATCAGGTAGGCGATTTGGAGTCGCTTTCGAATGCATATAACCATCTTAGTGAAATACTGCACTTACGTGGAGATTATAAGAATGCATATGCCGCACAACAAAAATTTAAACAGTTAAACGATTCCGTTTTTAATATCGAAAGAGACAAAAAAATTACGCAATCGGCTATGCAGTATGATTTTGATAAAAAGGAAGCTGCAGCGAAAGCAGAACAGGAAAAGAGGGACATCCGCAACCGGAACATCCGAAACTCAATATTGGCAGGGCTTATTGGAACAATGGTTTTTTTAGTTGTGGTATACCGTCAACGCAATAAAATTAAAGCCGGAAAAAAATTGAGCGATGAATTATTGTTGAACATACTTCCCGAAGAAGTGGCAGAGGAACTCAAAGCTAAAGGCTCTGCAGAAGCAAAGCTTATAGACGAGGTTACTGTTTTATTTACCGATTTTAAGGGATTTACAACTATGTCGGAAAAGTTGAGCCCGAAGGAATTGGTGAAAGATATTCATGAATGTTTTTCAGCGTTTGATAAAATTATTGAAAAACATGGCATCGAAAAAATAAAAACCATTGGTGATGCCTACATGGCCGCAGGAGGGATTCCCACACCTAATACAACACACGCGCAGGATGTGGTTAACGCAGCACTCGAAATTCGACAATTTATTGAAGAAGGCAAAGCATTAAAGATTGCAAAGGGTTTACCTTATTTCGAAATTCGAATTGGTGTGCACACCGGTTCGGTGGTTGCAGGAATAGTTGGCTTGAAAAAATTCGCTTACGATATTTGGGGCGATACGGTTAACACTGCAAGCCGCATGGAAAGCAGCGGAGAAGTGGGTAAAGTGAACATCAGTGGAACTACTTATGCCTTAGTCAAGGATATGTTTAACTGCACGCATCGTGGAAAAATTGCTGCAAAGAATAAGGGAGAAATAGATATGTACTTTGTGGCATAA
- a CDS encoding VOC family protein translates to MVNGFGGVFFKSKNPKALTAWYDTHLGTAFGSNTYHTFKWRERENPTKIGSTAFSIFTAKSTYFAPSKKPFMFNFRVQNLDAFLDKLIADGVKVDTKRDYTEYGNFGWIYDLEENKIEIWEAVDEVLEAYDSK, encoded by the coding sequence GTGGTAAATGGTTTTGGAGGTGTGTTCTTTAAAAGCAAAAATCCCAAAGCGCTAACAGCGTGGTACGATACCCATTTGGGTACCGCTTTTGGAAGCAATACCTATCATACTTTTAAGTGGCGAGAGCGTGAAAATCCTACTAAAATTGGCAGTACAGCTTTTAGCATTTTTACAGCAAAGTCGACTTACTTTGCACCCAGTAAAAAACCCTTTATGTTCAATTTTAGAGTGCAAAATTTGGATGCATTTTTAGATAAATTAATTGCAGATGGTGTGAAAGTAGATACTAAAAGAGACTATACCGAATACGGTAATTTTGGTTGGATATATGATTTGGAAGAAAATAAAATCGAAATTTGGGAAGCAGTAGATGAAGTATTGGAAGCTTATGATTCAAAATAA
- a CDS encoding organic solvent tolerance protein OstA, with the protein MNRTLVFFISLLPLLAQAQTRIELLNANSLEYDEKKGNAKRLLGNVSFKHDNAIMYCDSAYLYPDNALDAYGNVHIQQGDTLNLYGQFLKYNGNTKKAELTREVRLIDKDITLTSNFLNYDLNADLANYTGNGKIVNKENTLTSESGYYYAKSKDFYFKKNVVLVNPQYTVYCDTLKYNTLSEIAYFLSPTQIISKENTIYCENGWYDTKKNIAQFNKNARLSNPKQQIKGDSLYYNRNTGYGKALRNIEIRDTSENIIITGNLGEYFESEDNSIVTGKALLIQIYDKDSLFLHADLLRATTDSALALAASGKKPEIKEKKKKEKSNLKSDNTVAKKEESKRVLLAYHKVKFFKTDMQGKCDSLVFTYKDSTMRMFKDPVLWSDKNQLTSDSIHIHTYDGKLKSLDMRNNAFMVSQEDSLRFNQIRGKNMKGIFGDNQLRRINVLGNGQTIYYAKDKEAMIGVNKTDCSSMIILIKENKVDRITFITKPDATMYPIQELSPKDLLLRDFHWWGAMRPISRYAIFE; encoded by the coding sequence TTGAACCGAACGCTTGTTTTTTTTATTTCACTTCTCCCCTTGTTGGCGCAGGCGCAAACCCGTATTGAATTGCTCAATGCAAATTCATTGGAATACGACGAAAAAAAAGGAAATGCAAAACGCTTACTGGGCAATGTTTCATTTAAGCACGACAATGCAATTATGTATTGCGACAGTGCCTACTTGTATCCCGATAATGCACTTGATGCTTATGGGAATGTGCACATTCAACAAGGTGATACCCTTAATTTGTATGGGCAATTTTTAAAATACAATGGCAATACCAAAAAAGCGGAACTAACGCGAGAGGTACGTTTAATAGACAAGGATATTACCCTCACCTCCAATTTTTTGAATTATGATTTAAACGCTGATTTGGCAAACTATACCGGTAATGGTAAGATTGTAAATAAGGAAAATACCTTAACCAGTGAAAGCGGATATTACTATGCCAAAAGCAAGGATTTTTATTTTAAGAAAAATGTGGTCTTGGTTAATCCACAGTATACAGTTTATTGTGATACCTTGAAATACAATACCCTTTCTGAAATAGCCTATTTTCTTTCTCCCACTCAAATCATCAGTAAAGAAAACACCATTTACTGCGAAAACGGTTGGTACGACACCAAGAAGAACATTGCTCAGTTTAATAAGAATGCTCGACTTAGCAATCCAAAACAGCAAATCAAAGGGGATAGTTTGTATTATAACCGTAACACCGGTTATGGAAAGGCATTGCGCAACATCGAAATACGCGACACTTCTGAAAATATAATTATAACAGGAAATTTGGGTGAGTACTTTGAAAGTGAAGACAATTCAATCGTTACAGGCAAAGCATTGCTGATTCAGATTTATGATAAAGATTCACTTTTTTTACATGCCGATTTGCTGCGTGCTACAACAGATAGTGCGCTGGCATTGGCCGCCAGTGGTAAGAAGCCGGAGATCAAGGAAAAAAAGAAGAAAGAAAAAAGCAATCTCAAATCGGACAATACCGTTGCAAAAAAAGAAGAATCGAAGCGGGTTTTGCTGGCTTATCATAAGGTAAAATTTTTCAAAACCGATATGCAGGGAAAATGCGATTCTTTAGTTTTTACTTACAAAGATTCAACCATGCGCATGTTTAAAGATCCTGTTTTATGGTCCGATAAAAACCAACTCACCAGCGACAGTATTCACATTCACACCTATGATGGCAAATTAAAAAGCTTGGATATGAGGAACAACGCATTTATGGTGTCTCAGGAAGATTCGTTGCGCTTCAACCAAATTCGCGGAAAGAACATGAAGGGCATATTTGGCGACAATCAGTTGCGCAGGATTAATGTTTTAGGGAATGGCCAAACGATTTATTATGCCAAAGACAAAGAGGCTATGATTGGTGTTAACAAAACCGATTGCAGCAGCATGATAATACTTATAAAAGAAAATAAAGTAGATCGAATTACCTTCATAACAAAACCGGATGCCACAATGTATCCTATCCAAGAATTAAGTCCAAAAGATTTGCTGTTGCGCGATTTTCATTGGTGGGGTGCCATGCGTCCGATTAGTAGGTACGCCATTTTCGAATAA